In the Alligator mississippiensis isolate rAllMis1 chromosome 7, rAllMis1, whole genome shotgun sequence genome, one interval contains:
- the LOC132251744 gene encoding olfactory receptor 10A4-like, whose translation MAGTNWRNQTAITEVILLGFRDLPSLQTPLFLLFLVIYTVTMAGNILIVFVVVADQHLHTPMYFFIGNLSCLETCYTSTILPRMLASLVTGNRTISIKNCIGQNYLFASLTGSECYLLSLMSYDRYVAICKPLHYSMLMNNRSCLFLATGCWISGFFASSITTILISQLSFCGPNQIDHFVCDIFPLIELSCKDTRIVDIITFTLAGIFTLPPFLLTLMSYILIISTILRIPSTTGKHKAFSTCSSHLIVVTLFYGTLIFVYILPKSKAQSNLTKVFSLSYTALTPMVNPLIYSLRNKMVKEALGNFVGKLFLYSGIQRK comes from the coding sequence ATGGCAGGCACAAACTGGAGAAATCAAACTGCCATCACCGAAGTCATCCTCCTTGGATTCAGAGATCTTCCTTCATTGCAAACTCCTCTCTTCCTGCTCTTTCTGGTGATTTACACTGTGACTATGGCTGGGAACATCCTCATTGTTTTTGTGGTTGTGGCTGACCAGCATCTGCACACCCCTATGTACTTCTTCATCGGGAACTTATCCTGCTTGGAAACCTGCTACACCTCCACCATCCTTCCCAGAATGCTGGCAAGTTTGGTGACTGGGAACAGAACTATTTCCATTAAAAACTGCATTGGACAAAATTATTTATTCGCTTCCCTGACAGGATCTGAGTGCTATCTCTTATCTCTGATGTCGTATGACAGGTATGTAGCAATCTGTAAGCCTCTGCATTATTCTATGCTTATGAATAACAGGTCCTGCCTCTTTCTAGCAACTGGATGCTGGATAAGTGGCTTTTTCGCTAGCAGCATCACAACAATATTAATATCACAGCTATCTTTCTGTGGGCCCAATCAAATTGACCATTTTGTTTGTGACATTTTCCCACTCATAGAACTATCCTGCAAAGACACCCGCATAGTGGACATCATAACCTTCACCTTAGCAGGTATTTTcacactgccaccatttcttTTAACATTAATGTCCTACATCTTAATTATCTCCACCATCTTAAGAATCCCTTCCACCACTGGGAAGCACAAGGCTTTTTCCACCTGCTCCTCTCATCTCATTGTGGTGACACTGTTCTATGGGACATTAATTTTTGTCTACATATTACCAAAGTCTAAAGCCCAGAGCAACCTCACCAAAGTGTTCTCTCTCTCCTATACTGCCCTGACTCCGATGGTGAACCCCttgatctacagcctgagaaataAAATGGTAAAGGAGGCTCTAGGAAATTTTGTTGGTAAATTATTTCTGTACAGTGGTattcagagaaaataa
- the LOC132251743 gene encoding olfactory receptor 11A1-like, which produces MTETSWRNQTFITEFILLGFRELPALQIPLFLIFLLIYIVTMAGNILIVVLVVADQNLHTPMYFFLGNLSCLETCYTSTILPRMLASSMTGNRSISIRRCFVQYFSFVFLGAAECYLLSVMSYDRYLAICKPLHYAALMNIRLRVFLAIVSWVSGFLASTITTVTISQLSFCGPSDIDDFLCDSTPIIKLSCSDAHLVQLTTFTLTVIFTLPPFLLTLFSYIFIISAILRIPSTTGRQKTFSTFSSHLIVVTMFYGTLIFIYILPKSPKLSQLKKVFSLLYTVVTPMVNPLVYSLRNKMVKESLRNMHAEEPDSKRFTEKSF; this is translated from the exons ATGACAGAGACAAGCTGGAGAAATCAAACATTCATTACAGAATTCATCCTTCTTGGATTCAGGGAACTTCCTGCATTGCAAATCCCTCTCTTCCTGATCTTTCTACTGATCTACATTGTGACCATGGCTGGGAACATCCTCATTGTTGTTCTGGTTGTGGCTGATCAGaaccttcacacccccatgtatttTTTCCTGGGGAACTTGTCCTGCTTGGAGACCTGCTATACCTCCACCATCCTCCCCAGGATGCTGGCCAGTTCAATGACTGGGAACAGGAGCATTTCCATTAGGAGATGCTTTGTGCagtatttcagttttgttttcctgGGAGCTGCTGAATGTTACCTACTCTCTGTGATGTCTTATGATAGGTACTTAGCAATCTGTAAGCCATTGCATTATGCAGCCCTTATGAATATCAGGCTGCGTGTCTTCCTAGCAATTGTTTCCTGGGTAAGTGGATTTTTGGCAAGTACAATCACAACGGTAACAATATCACAGTTATCTTTCTGTGGTCCCAGTGATATTGATGATTTTCTCTGTGATTCAACTCCAATCATTAAACTCTCCTGCAGCGATGCTCACCTGGTACAACTTACGACTTTCACATTGACCGTTATATTCACATTGCCCCCATTTCTTTTGACATTGTTTTCTTACATCTTCATTATCTCAGCCATCCTGAGGATCCCTTCCACCACTGGGAGGCAAAAGACATTTTCCACCTTCTCTTCTCATCTCATTGTGGTGACAATGTTCTATGGGACTTTGATATTTATCTACATATTACCAAAGTCCCCCAAACTGAGCCAACTTAAAAAAGTGTTCTCTCTCCTCTACACTGTTGTGACGCCAATGGTTAACCCTCTTGTCTATAGCCTAAGAAACAAAATGGTGAAGGAATCCTTAAGAAATATG CATGCTGAGGAACCAGACAGTAAACGATTCACTGAGAAAAGCTTTTAA